A window of the Polaribacter sp. HaHaR_3_91 genome harbors these coding sequences:
- the gdhA gene encoding NADP-specific glutamate dehydrogenase translates to MNVKEILTNLETKHPGEKEYLQAVKEVLESIETIYNENPQYEAAKIIERLVEPDRILTFRISWIDDAGQVQVNIGHRVQFNNAIGPYKGGIRLHPSVNLSILKFLGFEQIFKNALTTLPMGGGKGGSDFNPKGKSDTEIMRFCQAFMLELWRMIGPSTDVPAGDIGTGGREIGFMYGMYKKLQQEHTGVFTGKGLNWGGSLIRPEATGFGGVYFTKEILETKNDNFKGKTVALSGFGNVTWGVALKITELGGKVVTISGPDGYIYDEKGLDDDKISYLLQLRASNNDIVSPYAIEFPEAKFYPNEKPWGVKCDIAMPCATQNELNGEDALKLVANGVQYIAEVSNMGCTPEAVHTFHDAKILYAPGKAVNAGGVGVSGLEMSQNAMKLNWTKDEVDEKLHQIMHSIHTACLIYGTEEDGYVNYVKGANIAGFIKVADSMLDLGVV, encoded by the coding sequence ATGAATGTAAAAGAAATTTTAACAAATTTGGAAACGAAACACCCTGGTGAAAAAGAATATTTACAGGCTGTTAAGGAGGTTTTAGAGTCTATTGAGACAATTTATAATGAAAATCCACAATACGAAGCGGCTAAAATTATTGAACGTTTAGTAGAGCCAGATAGAATTTTAACCTTTAGAATTTCTTGGATTGATGATGCAGGACAAGTTCAAGTAAATATTGGACATAGAGTGCAATTTAACAATGCAATAGGTCCTTATAAAGGAGGTATTCGCTTACACCCAAGTGTAAATTTAAGTATCTTAAAGTTTTTAGGTTTTGAGCAAATATTTAAAAATGCCTTAACAACACTACCAATGGGAGGTGGAAAAGGTGGTTCTGACTTTAATCCTAAAGGAAAATCAGATACCGAAATTATGCGTTTTTGCCAAGCATTTATGTTAGAATTATGGAGAATGATTGGTCCAAGTACAGATGTACCAGCTGGAGATATTGGAACAGGTGGTAGAGAAATTGGGTTTATGTATGGCATGTATAAAAAATTACAACAAGAACATACAGGAGTTTTTACAGGAAAAGGTTTAAATTGGGGAGGAAGCTTAATAAGACCAGAAGCTACAGGTTTTGGTGGAGTTTACTTTACAAAAGAAATATTAGAAACTAAAAATGATAATTTTAAAGGTAAAACAGTAGCGCTTTCTGGTTTTGGAAACGTAACATGGGGTGTTGCTTTAAAAATTACAGAATTAGGCGGAAAAGTAGTTACAATTTCTGGTCCTGATGGATATATTTACGATGAAAAAGGATTAGATGATGATAAAATTAGTTACTTATTACAGTTAAGAGCATCTAATAACGATATTGTTTCTCCGTATGCAATTGAGTTTCCAGAAGCAAAATTTTATCCTAATGAAAAACCATGGGGTGTAAAATGTGATATTGCAATGCCTTGTGCTACTCAAAATGAATTAAATGGAGAAGATGCCTTAAAATTAGTTGCAAATGGTGTACAATATATTGCAGAAGTTTCTAATATGGGTTGTACTCCAGAAGCTGTTCATACATTTCATGATGCTAAAATTTTATACGCACCTGGTAAGGCAGTAAATGCTGGTGGAGTTGGAGTTTCTGGTTTAGAAATGTCTCAAAACGCAATGAAATTAAATTGGACTAAAGATGAAGTGGATGAAAAATTACATCAAATAATGCATTCAATTCATACAGCTTGTTTAATATATGGAACAGAAGAAGATGGCTATGTAAATTATGTAAAAGGAGCTAATATTGCTGGTTTTATTAAAGTAGCAGATTCTATGTTAGATTTAGGAGTTGTATAA
- a CDS encoding LysE family translocator yields MSFLIFIFLGFGVAVLGSITPSFLNLTVVKFSLRNGKKAAFYLIGGYATVLFFQANIGAYLSSILMENSEYITLLQKIGTGILLLLSINFFRLYFTSKEKKVKEEIPKSKAYLHGIGMSLLNTIAIPFYFTTISILIGLEYFEYSYLNGFYFSIGSTIGSFTLYSLYAIVAKNIEHKLTFIASKMDFILGSLTGVVAVGNFVFLLYK; encoded by the coding sequence ATGAGCTTTCTAATTTTTATTTTCTTAGGTTTTGGTGTTGCAGTTTTAGGTAGTATAACGCCTAGTTTTTTAAACTTAACAGTAGTTAAATTCAGTTTAAGAAATGGTAAAAAAGCAGCGTTCTATCTTATTGGTGGTTATGCTACCGTTTTATTTTTTCAAGCGAATATAGGTGCTTATTTATCGAGTATTTTAATGGAAAATTCAGAGTATATAACCTTATTACAAAAAATAGGTACAGGTATTCTTTTGCTGCTATCCATTAACTTTTTTAGACTGTATTTTACGTCAAAAGAAAAGAAAGTAAAAGAAGAAATACCTAAGTCGAAAGCTTATTTACACGGTATTGGAATGTCTCTTTTAAATACCATTGCAATTCCGTTTTATTTTACAACTATTTCTATTTTAATAGGGTTAGAATACTTTGAATATTCTTACTTAAATGGATTTTATTTTTCAATTGGTTCTACAATTGGTTCTTTTACACTATATTCATTGTATGCTATTGTTGCTAAAAATATTGAACACAAACTAACTTTTATTGCTTCTAAAATGGATTTTATTTTAGGTAGTTTAACAGGTGTAGTTGCGGTAGGAAATTTTGTTTTTCTACTTTACAAATAA
- a CDS encoding glutamate dehydrogenase, translating into MNIFLLFFFGFIFSFVGSITPSMLNMTALKISLEKGRLAANKYACGVSLIIIPQVIIAVVLTKYIAENPTILETLEKVGIVVFITLSYYFYNESKKEKIKIDEVDIKEINPLLTGISLSALNMFGIPFLSGTIITLDVFKLFSFEAVSVLFFTLGSVLGTFYILFLYGKFAKVIQQKTGKLTKDINLILSIITGLVAVFTFIKLFI; encoded by the coding sequence TTGAATATCTTTTTACTCTTTTTCTTCGGTTTTATTTTCTCTTTCGTTGGTTCTATAACACCAAGTATGTTAAATATGACTGCGTTAAAAATTAGCTTAGAAAAAGGGAGATTAGCAGCTAACAAATATGCATGCGGAGTTTCTTTAATTATTATTCCTCAGGTGATAATTGCGGTTGTTTTAACCAAATACATTGCAGAAAACCCTACCATTTTAGAAACCTTAGAAAAAGTAGGAATCGTTGTTTTTATAACTTTATCTTATTATTTTTATAATGAATCTAAAAAAGAGAAAATAAAGATTGATGAGGTAGATATTAAAGAAATAAATCCTCTACTAACAGGTATATCACTATCTGCTTTAAACATGTTTGGCATTCCTTTTTTAAGCGGAACCATTATTACCTTAGATGTTTTTAAGTTGTTTAGTTTTGAGGCTGTTTCTGTATTATTTTTTACGTTAGGATCTGTATTAGGAACATTTTATATCCTATTTTTATATGGGAAATTTGCAAAAGTAATTCAACAAAAAACAGGGAAACTCACAAAAGACATCAACCTAATTTTATCAATTATAACTGGTTTAGTTGCTGTTTTTACATTTATAAAACTATTTATTTAA
- the gdhA gene encoding NADP-specific glutamate dehydrogenase — translation MSTNTESRIEDFMQLVEQRNSHETEFLQAVREVAETLIPFIVENKKYYGKNLLLRMVEPERLISFRVTWTDDNGEIRVNRGYRIQMNSAIGPYKGGLRFHPSVNASILKFLAFEQVFKNSLTTLPMGGGKGGSDFDPKGKSDREIMNFCQNFMSELQKHIGQHIDVPAGDIGVGAREIGYMFGMYKKLRTEFTGVLTGKGVAYGGSLIRPEATGYGNVYFAEAMLKLKNESFKGKNVVISGSGNVAQYAAEKAIQFGAKVLTLSDSGGYIYDEGGIDADKLNHVMYIKNEKRGRISEYLEEYPKAKYFKGERPWSVKCDIALPCATQNELNGEEAKTLIDNGCICVSEGANMPSTPEAVHEYQKAKILYAPGKASNAGGVATSGLEMSQNSLRLNWSREEVDERLKEIMQKIHDSCVEHGKNEDGTVDYIKGANIAGFVKIADAMLAQGVV, via the coding sequence ATGTCTACGAATACAGAGTCCAGAATAGAAGATTTCATGCAGTTGGTTGAACAAAGAAACAGCCATGAAACGGAATTTTTACAAGCAGTGAGAGAAGTAGCAGAAACCTTAATTCCTTTTATTGTTGAAAATAAAAAGTACTACGGAAAAAACCTTTTATTAAGAATGGTAGAGCCAGAAAGATTAATTTCTTTTAGAGTAACATGGACAGATGATAATGGAGAAATAAGGGTTAATAGAGGTTATAGAATACAAATGAATTCTGCTATTGGACCGTATAAAGGTGGTTTAAGGTTTCACCCATCTGTAAATGCTAGTATTTTAAAGTTTTTGGCTTTTGAACAAGTATTTAAAAATTCTTTAACAACATTGCCAATGGGTGGTGGTAAAGGAGGTTCTGATTTTGATCCAAAAGGAAAATCTGATCGTGAGATAATGAATTTTTGTCAAAATTTTATGAGTGAATTGCAAAAACATATTGGACAACATATAGATGTACCAGCAGGAGATATTGGAGTTGGCGCAAGAGAGATAGGCTACATGTTTGGAATGTATAAAAAATTGAGAACAGAATTTACAGGGGTTCTAACAGGAAAAGGAGTTGCTTATGGTGGTTCATTAATAAGACCAGAAGCTACAGGTTATGGAAACGTGTATTTTGCAGAAGCTATGCTGAAACTTAAAAACGAATCTTTTAAAGGAAAAAATGTAGTTATTTCTGGATCTGGTAATGTTGCACAATATGCAGCTGAAAAAGCGATTCAATTTGGAGCAAAAGTATTAACGCTTTCTGATTCTGGAGGTTATATTTATGATGAAGGTGGTATAGATGCTGATAAATTAAACCACGTAATGTATATTAAAAATGAAAAACGTGGTAGAATTAGCGAATATTTAGAAGAATACCCAAAAGCAAAGTATTTTAAAGGAGAAAGACCTTGGTCTGTTAAATGTGATATTGCATTGCCATGTGCTACTCAAAATGAATTAAATGGAGAAGAAGCAAAAACATTAATAGACAACGGTTGTATATGTGTTTCTGAAGGTGCAAATATGCCTTCTACACCAGAGGCCGTTCATGAATACCAAAAAGCAAAAATATTATACGCCCCAGGAAAAGCTTCAAATGCTGGTGGTGTTGCTACTTCTGGTTTAGAAATGAGTCAAAACTCATTACGATTAAACTGGTCTAGAGAAGAAGTAGACGAAAGGTTAAAAGAAATTATGCAAAAAATACATGATTCTTGTGTAGAGCATGGTAAAAATGAAGATGGAACTGTAGATTATATCAAAGGGGCAAATATTGCTGGTTTTGTAAAAATTGCAGATGCTATGTTAGCGCAAGGGGTAGTGTAG
- a CDS encoding S9 family peptidase encodes MKILKNTIIQGKHNKPIVADVFYKENHQPKKIVVFCHGYKGFKDWGAWNLMAEAFAEAGFFFIKFNFSHNGGTAENPIDFPDLEAFGNNNYTKELDDLESVIDWISSEEKFKNEVEINDISIIGHSRGGGIVLLKANEDARVKKVISLAAVCDFGSRSSTIGDLENWKKTGVKYVLNGRTKQNMPHFYQFYLNFKENEERLNIQKAVSSLKIPQLIIHGDKDTSVSIDEGKKIHSWNTESQFEVIKNADHVFNVSHPWKKENMSKELEEVTVFCVAFLKK; translated from the coding sequence ATGAAAATTTTAAAAAATACAATCATTCAAGGCAAACATAATAAACCTATTGTCGCAGATGTTTTTTACAAAGAGAATCATCAACCAAAAAAAATAGTTGTTTTTTGTCACGGTTACAAAGGTTTTAAAGATTGGGGCGCTTGGAATTTAATGGCTGAAGCTTTTGCAGAAGCAGGATTTTTTTTTATAAAATTCAACTTTTCTCATAATGGAGGGACCGCTGAAAACCCTATTGATTTTCCAGATTTAGAAGCTTTTGGGAATAATAATTATACCAAAGAATTAGACGATTTAGAGAGTGTAATCGATTGGATTTCATCCGAAGAAAAATTTAAAAACGAAGTTGAAATTAATGATATTTCAATAATAGGACATAGTAGAGGTGGTGGAATTGTATTGCTAAAAGCAAATGAAGACGCAAGAGTAAAAAAAGTAATTTCCTTAGCTGCTGTATGTGATTTTGGCTCTAGAAGTTCTACGATTGGTGATTTAGAGAACTGGAAGAAAACAGGTGTTAAATACGTTTTAAACGGACGAACAAAACAGAATATGCCACATTTCTATCAGTTTTATTTAAATTTTAAAGAAAATGAAGAGCGTTTAAATATTCAGAAAGCGGTAAGCAGTTTAAAAATACCACAGTTAATAATTCATGGAGATAAAGATACTTCTGTTTCTATTGATGAAGGTAAAAAAATACACTCTTGGAATACTGAAAGCCAATTTGAAGTTATTAAAAATGCAGATCATGTTTTTAATGTTTCTCATCCTTGGAAAAAGGAAAACATGTCTAAGGAATTAGAAGAGGTTACAGTATTTTGCGTAGCTTTTTTAAAAAAATAA
- a CDS encoding S41 family peptidase produces MKNRNNLPIYLSLAVIFGLLIGLSLNGSATNMLSLNKNSSQELKIRKLINFIEKDYVDTVNTESLLDGAITQMLGKLDPHSVYIPKEKLQAVTENMQGNFVGIGVQFRMIEDSITVIQPIKGGPSIKAGIKAGDRILMANKDTLYGKKMYTDKVPGYLKGKPDTKVALKIYRKSIDSTFTVSVTRGNVNIKSVDLAYMVNDSVGYIKLDRFARNTYSEFKSALNTLIDDGMTDLILDIRGNGGGFIDIANSIIDEFLEDDKLIVFTKNNKNEIDESFATAKGDFEKGGLYVLIDENSASASEILAGALQDNDKGTIIGRRSFGKGLVQIEMDLGDGSAVRLTTARYYTPTGRSIQKPYDHKGNKNYYTDYQKRVSNGELFNKDSIKVVDSLKYKTPKGKIVYGGGGIIPDVFVPIDTTSYMNGYYFNTINDFAFDYVDNNRKKLQKWTIDTFITDFDKEGTVFNSYLSDIKEAYKPSLTTKKSLEKYLKASIANTLFGDVGFYRIMHQDDKMIQKVLELESEK; encoded by the coding sequence ATGAAGAATAGAAACAACCTCCCTATATATTTATCTTTAGCAGTTATTTTTGGTTTACTTATTGGACTTTCACTTAACGGAAGTGCTACCAATATGTTGTCTTTAAATAAAAACTCGTCTCAAGAACTAAAAATAAGGAAACTTATTAATTTTATTGAAAAAGACTACGTAGATACTGTAAATACAGAAAGTCTTTTAGACGGAGCTATTACGCAAATGTTGGGTAAACTAGATCCGCATTCTGTTTATATTCCTAAAGAAAAGCTGCAAGCGGTTACAGAAAACATGCAAGGTAATTTTGTTGGAATTGGCGTTCAGTTTAGAATGATTGAAGATTCTATTACCGTTATTCAACCTATAAAAGGTGGACCAAGTATAAAAGCCGGAATTAAGGCAGGAGACCGAATTTTAATGGCTAATAAAGATACTTTGTATGGTAAAAAAATGTACACAGATAAAGTGCCTGGTTATTTAAAAGGGAAACCAGATACTAAAGTTGCGCTTAAAATTTATAGAAAAAGTATAGACTCTACTTTTACCGTTTCCGTAACTCGTGGTAATGTAAATATTAAAAGTGTTGATTTAGCATATATGGTGAACGATTCTGTTGGTTATATTAAATTAGATCGTTTTGCAAGAAATACTTACAGTGAATTTAAATCTGCGTTAAACACCTTAATTGATGATGGAATGACCGATTTAATTCTTGATATTAGAGGCAATGGTGGTGGTTTTATAGACATTGCAAATAGTATTATTGATGAATTTTTAGAAGATGATAAACTAATTGTTTTTACTAAAAACAATAAAAACGAAATTGATGAATCTTTTGCAACTGCTAAAGGAGATTTCGAAAAAGGTGGTTTGTATGTTTTGATTGATGAAAACTCTGCTTCTGCCTCAGAAATTTTAGCTGGTGCTTTACAAGATAATGATAAAGGAACCATAATTGGAAGGCGTTCTTTTGGTAAAGGTTTGGTACAAATAGAAATGGATTTAGGTGATGGTTCTGCTGTGCGTTTAACAACGGCTCGTTATTATACGCCAACGGGTAGATCTATTCAAAAACCCTATGACCACAAAGGAAATAAGAATTATTATACAGATTATCAGAAGAGGGTTTCTAATGGTGAATTGTTTAATAAAGACAGCATAAAAGTGGTAGATTCTCTTAAATATAAAACTCCTAAAGGAAAGATTGTTTATGGTGGCGGTGGAATTATTCCGGATGTTTTTGTACCAATAGACACTACTTCTTATATGAATGGTTACTACTTTAATACCATTAATGATTTTGCTTTTGATTACGTTGATAACAATAGAAAAAAGCTACAAAAATGGACAATAGATACTTTCATTACTGATTTTGATAAAGAAGGAACTGTTTTTAATAGTTATCTATCTGATATTAAAGAAGCTTATAAACCTTCTTTAACAACCAAAAAAAGCCTAGAAAAATACCTAAAAGCTTCTATTGCAAACACACTTTTTGGCGATGTTGGCTTTTACAGAATTATGCACCAGGATGATAAAATGATTCAGAAGGTTTTGGAATTGGAAAGTGAGAAGTAG